The Streptomyces achromogenes genome window below encodes:
- a CDS encoding M48 metallopeptidase family protein: MPADPLHRAGPPQRSTTSQPPSGSGASAIEVRRSARRRRTVSAYREGDRTIVLIPARMSEAEEQRWVTVMLDKLAAQESRRVPGDAELAERAERLSAQCFGGRARPASVRWVTNQNTRWGSCTPAEGSIRLSHRLKGMPEYVIDYVLAHELAHLLVPGHGPDFWRLLEAYPRTERARGYLEGVVAAERLPHPPDANGE; this comes from the coding sequence GTGCCCGCCGACCCACTGCACCGCGCCGGACCACCACAGCGCAGTACGACGAGCCAGCCGCCGAGCGGCTCGGGGGCGAGCGCGATCGAGGTCCGCAGAAGCGCCCGGCGACGCCGGACGGTCTCGGCGTACCGCGAGGGCGATCGCACCATCGTGCTCATCCCCGCCCGGATGTCCGAGGCCGAGGAGCAACGCTGGGTGACCGTCATGCTCGACAAACTCGCCGCGCAGGAGAGCCGGCGCGTGCCGGGCGACGCCGAGCTCGCCGAACGAGCCGAGCGCCTGTCGGCCCAGTGCTTCGGCGGCCGGGCCCGGCCCGCCTCGGTGCGCTGGGTGACCAACCAGAACACCCGCTGGGGCTCGTGCACGCCCGCCGAGGGCAGCATCCGGCTGTCCCACCGACTGAAGGGCATGCCCGAGTACGTCATCGACTACGTCCTCGCCCACGAGCTCGCGCATCTGCTCGTGCCGGGCCACGGCCCCGACTTCTGGCGACTGCTGGAGGCCTACCCGCGGACCGAGCGCGCCCGGGGCTACCTCGAGGGCGTCGTCGCGGCCGAACGCCTCCCTCATCCGCCGGACGCGAACGGGGAGTGA
- a CDS encoding TerD family protein: MPREFQRGHKARISDLTAGTDLYVGVQITAPGLTFDISCFGLDADERLSDDRYFVFFNQPKSPEESIQLLGSQAGDTESFRITLDRIPPQIRKLSFTATLDGAGQMSQINPGYLRIVAGGEEVARYAFNGSEFTSERAVMLGDFYLKDVWRFAAVGQGFDGGLDALLKNFGGEVAEEEPPAAPQQPQAGAAAPSFAPPAFGAPPAPQQPQPAAQGFAPPPGATPPPAPAPVSPVHAAPTIVAPLVPPGGQVPPPAPAPAPYGQPPQQQPYGQGPAPTAPMPPGYGQQPPAPQAPQAPPGYGQPTPPPGYGQQPPFGQVPGQQAYGVPQGAPQGGAGVASALQQFKETPTGQRWTQQNRKMIRVDLGIGGQPVLARQGSMVLYQGKVDFSYKGAGFAGRIVGNATGQEMQLMRCTGQGQVFLAENSTHVHPIELQGDAICVSAENVLAFDESLQYEVRRIEGHGIPGGALFTMQFQGTGTIVVKTHGTPVVLPVTPTTFADCNAVVAWSAASQVVVSSQVRMRRNAYPGDTGESVNLQFRGAPGNFIVVQPYEV; the protein is encoded by the coding sequence ATGCCCAGGGAATTCCAACGCGGCCACAAGGCCAGGATCAGTGACCTCACGGCGGGTACCGATCTGTACGTAGGCGTGCAGATCACCGCCCCCGGCCTGACCTTCGACATCAGCTGCTTCGGTCTCGACGCCGACGAGCGTCTCTCGGACGACCGGTACTTCGTCTTCTTCAACCAGCCCAAGTCCCCCGAGGAGTCCATCCAGCTCCTGGGCTCCCAGGCGGGCGACACGGAGTCCTTCCGCATCACCCTCGACCGCATCCCGCCGCAGATCCGCAAACTGTCCTTCACGGCGACGCTGGACGGCGCCGGGCAGATGTCGCAGATCAACCCGGGCTACCTGCGTATCGTCGCGGGCGGTGAGGAGGTGGCCCGCTACGCGTTCAACGGCTCCGAGTTCACCAGCGAGCGGGCCGTGATGCTGGGCGACTTCTACCTCAAGGACGTGTGGCGGTTCGCGGCCGTCGGCCAGGGCTTCGACGGCGGCCTCGACGCGCTGCTGAAGAATTTCGGCGGCGAGGTCGCCGAGGAGGAGCCGCCCGCCGCGCCGCAGCAGCCGCAGGCCGGCGCCGCCGCTCCGAGCTTCGCCCCGCCCGCCTTCGGCGCGCCTCCCGCTCCTCAGCAGCCGCAGCCCGCCGCGCAGGGCTTCGCGCCCCCGCCCGGCGCGACCCCGCCGCCGGCCCCGGCTCCCGTATCCCCGGTCCACGCCGCGCCGACCATCGTCGCGCCGCTGGTCCCGCCCGGCGGCCAGGTCCCGCCGCCCGCCCCCGCCCCGGCTCCCTACGGACAGCCGCCACAGCAGCAGCCGTACGGCCAGGGCCCCGCGCCGACCGCGCCCATGCCCCCCGGCTACGGGCAGCAGCCCCCCGCCCCGCAGGCCCCACAGGCCCCGCCCGGCTACGGACAGCCGACCCCGCCGCCCGGCTACGGTCAGCAGCCCCCCTTCGGGCAGGTCCCGGGCCAGCAGGCCTACGGCGTGCCGCAGGGCGCGCCCCAGGGCGGCGCCGGTGTGGCGTCGGCGCTCCAGCAGTTCAAGGAGACGCCCACGGGGCAGCGCTGGACCCAGCAGAACAGGAAGATGATCCGGGTCGATCTCGGCATCGGCGGCCAGCCCGTCCTCGCCCGCCAGGGCAGCATGGTCCTCTACCAGGGCAAGGTCGACTTCAGTTACAAGGGCGCCGGGTTCGCCGGCCGGATCGTCGGCAACGCCACCGGTCAGGAGATGCAGCTGATGCGCTGCACCGGCCAGGGGCAGGTGTTCCTCGCCGAGAACTCCACCCATGTGCACCCCATCGAGCTCCAGGGCGACGCGATCTGCGTCTCCGCCGAGAACGTCCTCGCCTTCGACGAGAGCCTCCAGTACGAGGTCCGTCGCATCGAGGGGCACGGCATCCCCGGCGGCGCGCTGTTCACCATGCAGTTCCAGGGCACCGGGACGATCGTCGTGAAGACGCACGGCACCCCCGTGGTCCTGCCGGTCACGCCCACCACGTTCGCCGACTGCAACGCCGTCGTCGCCTGGTCGGCGGCCTCCCAGGTGGTCGTCTCCAGCCAGGTGCGGATGCGCCGCAACGCATACCCCGGGGACACCGGAGAGAGCGTCAACCTCCAGTTCCGGGGCGCTCCCGGCAACTTCATCGTCGTCCAGCCGTACGAGGTCTGA
- a CDS encoding AIM24 family protein — protein sequence MNQPLAGYAPAPVTARMENHGNHMLKVAMQTGNDLFARVGSMVAYEGFVQYEPNPPAVRQIARDWMTGEGAPLMKCTGDGLLYLADYGANVVVINLNGDGISVNATNLLAFDAHLTWGVERVKGLAKFAGQGLWNTKISGQGWVALTSRGKPIVVDCGGGEDETYVDPDALVAWSPNLKVKGKRSFKAQSLIGRGSGEAYQMAFSGQGIVVVQPSEDSTDRLRVRG from the coding sequence ATGAACCAGCCGCTCGCGGGCTACGCGCCCGCACCCGTCACCGCCCGCATGGAGAACCACGGCAACCACATGCTGAAGGTCGCCATGCAGACCGGGAACGACCTCTTCGCGCGCGTGGGCTCGATGGTCGCCTACGAGGGCTTCGTCCAGTACGAGCCCAACCCGCCGGCCGTGCGCCAGATCGCCCGCGACTGGATGACCGGCGAGGGCGCGCCCCTGATGAAGTGCACCGGCGACGGTCTGCTCTATCTCGCCGACTACGGCGCGAACGTCGTCGTCATCAACCTCAACGGCGACGGCATCTCCGTCAACGCCACCAACCTGCTCGCCTTCGACGCGCACCTCACCTGGGGCGTCGAGCGCGTCAAGGGGCTCGCGAAGTTCGCCGGCCAGGGGCTGTGGAACACAAAGATCTCCGGGCAGGGCTGGGTCGCGCTGACCTCCCGGGGCAAGCCGATCGTCGTCGACTGCGGCGGCGGCGAGGACGAGACGTACGTCGACCCCGACGCGCTCGTCGCCTGGTCCCCGAACCTCAAGGTGAAGGGCAAGCGCAGCTTCAAGGCGCAGTCGCTCATCGGCCGGGGCAGTGGTGAGGCCTACCAGATGGCCTTCTCCGGCCAGGGCATCGTCGTCGTCCAGCCCAGTGAGGACAGCACCGACCGCCTCCGGGTACGGGGCTGA
- a CDS encoding AIM24 family protein encodes MQSSLFAHNDSQTQDRWSLQNKQMLRVTLEGHDDILARKGTMVAYQGLMEFDAEYQSNQQGRARAHTGEGLNLMRCHGQGTVYLANLAQHIHVMDVEQDGLTVDSSYVLAMDSSLHHDVIAVDSLYGISGSGKYQLNITGRGKVALMTSGAPLMMQVTPDKYVNCDADAIVAWSTGLRVQMQAQTHSTGVWRRRGNTGEGWELSFMGSGYALVQPSELLPPQNAQVGSGLAAQYGMGQQGARGQNQGNVWS; translated from the coding sequence ATGCAGAGCTCACTTTTCGCGCACAACGACTCGCAGACCCAGGACCGCTGGAGTCTGCAGAACAAGCAGATGCTCCGGGTCACCCTGGAGGGCCACGACGACATCCTCGCCCGCAAGGGGACGATGGTCGCCTACCAGGGCCTGATGGAGTTCGACGCCGAGTACCAGAGCAACCAGCAGGGGCGCGCGCGTGCGCACACGGGCGAGGGCCTGAACCTGATGCGCTGTCACGGCCAGGGCACGGTGTACCTCGCCAACCTCGCCCAGCACATCCACGTGATGGACGTGGAGCAGGACGGGCTGACCGTGGACAGCAGCTATGTGCTGGCCATGGACTCCTCACTGCACCACGACGTCATCGCCGTCGACAGCCTCTACGGCATCTCCGGCTCGGGGAAGTACCAGCTCAACATCACCGGCCGTGGCAAGGTCGCCCTGATGACCTCCGGCGCGCCGCTGATGATGCAGGTCACCCCCGACAAGTACGTCAACTGCGACGCCGACGCCATCGTCGCCTGGTCCACCGGACTGCGGGTGCAGATGCAGGCGCAGACGCACTCCACCGGGGTGTGGCGCCGGCGCGGCAACACCGGTGAGGGCTGGGAGCTCAGCTTCATGGGCTCCGGCTACGCGCTGGTCCAGCCCAGTGAGCTGCTGCCGCCGCAGAACGCCCAGGTCGGGTCGGGTCTCGCCGCGCAGTACGGCATGGGCCAGCAAGGAGCGCGGGGACAGAACCAGGGCAACGTTTGGAGCTGA